Proteins encoded in a region of the Streptomyces sp. NBC_00258 genome:
- the hemW gene encoding radical SAM family heme chaperone HemW, with amino-acid sequence MPSALPDGEPVPDDGVLPAHALAGAADRPLGFYLHVPYCATRCGYCDFNTYTATELRGSGGVLASRDNYASTLIDEIRLARKVLGDDPRPVRTVFVGGGTPTLLPADDLVRMLGAIRDEFGLAADAEITTEANPESVDPAYLAALREGGFNRVSFGMQSARQHVLKVLDRTHTPGRPEACVAEARAAGFDHVNLDLIYGTPGESDDDWRASLDAAIGAGPDHVSAYALIVEEGTQLARRIRRGEVPMTDDDVHADRYLIAEDRLSAAGFSWYEVSNWATSDAGRCLHNELYWRGADWWGAGPGAHSHVGGVRWWNVKHPGAYAGALAAGRSPGAGRELLSEEDRRVERILLELRLLEGVPLALLHADGLAASRRALADGLLQPGPYEAGSAVLTLRGRLLADAVVRDLVD; translated from the coding sequence ATGCCTTCCGCACTTCCCGACGGCGAGCCCGTCCCCGACGACGGGGTGCTGCCCGCGCACGCCCTGGCCGGCGCGGCCGACCGTCCGCTCGGGTTCTACCTCCACGTCCCGTACTGCGCGACGCGCTGCGGCTACTGCGACTTCAACACGTACACGGCGACGGAGCTGCGCGGCTCGGGGGGCGTGCTCGCCTCCCGCGACAACTACGCCTCGACCCTGATCGACGAGATCCGCCTGGCCCGCAAGGTCCTCGGCGACGACCCGCGGCCCGTCCGCACGGTCTTCGTCGGCGGCGGTACGCCCACACTGCTGCCCGCCGACGATCTCGTACGGATGCTGGGGGCGATCCGGGACGAGTTCGGGCTCGCGGCGGATGCGGAGATCACCACGGAGGCGAACCCGGAGTCGGTGGACCCGGCGTATCTGGCCGCGCTCCGGGAGGGCGGGTTCAACCGCGTCTCGTTCGGCATGCAGAGCGCGCGGCAGCACGTGCTCAAGGTCCTGGACCGTACGCACACGCCCGGCCGGCCCGAGGCCTGTGTCGCCGAGGCCCGCGCGGCCGGGTTCGACCACGTCAACCTCGACCTCATCTACGGCACACCCGGTGAGAGCGACGACGACTGGCGGGCCTCGCTCGACGCGGCGATCGGTGCCGGGCCCGACCACGTGTCGGCGTACGCCCTGATCGTCGAGGAGGGGACACAGCTCGCGCGCCGCATCCGGCGCGGGGAGGTGCCCATGACCGACGACGACGTGCACGCGGACCGGTACCTCATCGCGGAGGACCGCCTCTCCGCGGCGGGCTTCTCCTGGTACGAGGTCTCCAACTGGGCCACGTCCGACGCCGGGCGCTGCCTTCACAACGAGCTGTACTGGCGGGGGGCCGACTGGTGGGGGGCGGGGCCCGGGGCGCACTCCCATGTGGGCGGTGTTCGCTGGTGGAACGTAAAGCATCCGGGGGCGTACGCGGGGGCCCTGGCGGCGGGGCGGTCGCCCGGGGCGGGGCGGGAACTCCTGTCGGAGGAGGACCGGCGGGTGGAGCGGATCCTGCTGGAGCTGCGACTCCTTGAGGGGGTTCCGCTGGCGCTGCTCCACGCGGACGGCCTTGCGGCGTCTCGTCGGGCCCTCGCGGACGGTCTCCTTCAGCCTGGGCCGTACGAGGCCGGGAGCGCGGTGCTCACCCTGCGGGGGCGGCTGCTCGCGGACGCGGTGGTACGCGACCTGGTGGACTGA
- a CDS encoding DUF3097 domain-containing protein, whose translation MRQYSADLTPPWKKPKPVPEVAAEPGLVVEEPGTGFCGAVIRCEAGTVTLEDRFGKHRVFPLEPRGFLLEGRVVTLVRPSSAPVRPTRTASGSVAVPGARARVARAGRIYVEGRHDAELVERVWGDDLRIEGVVVEYLEGIDDLPAVVEEFGPGADARLGVLVDHLVPGTKESRIAEAVTSEYALVVGHPYIDVWEAVKPAAVGIPAWPRVPRGQDWKTGVCRALGWPENTGAAWQRILGSVHSYRDLEPELLGRVEELIDFVTAPE comes from the coding sequence ATGCGCCAGTACTCAGCGGACCTGACCCCTCCGTGGAAGAAGCCCAAGCCCGTGCCCGAGGTGGCGGCGGAGCCGGGGCTCGTGGTCGAGGAGCCCGGGACCGGGTTCTGCGGTGCCGTGATCCGCTGCGAGGCCGGGACGGTCACGCTGGAGGACCGCTTCGGCAAGCACCGGGTGTTTCCGCTGGAGCCGCGTGGGTTCCTCCTGGAGGGGCGCGTGGTGACGCTGGTGCGCCCGTCGTCCGCACCCGTACGCCCCACTCGTACGGCTTCCGGGTCGGTTGCCGTGCCCGGGGCCCGGGCACGGGTCGCCCGGGCGGGGCGTATCTACGTCGAGGGGCGTCACGACGCGGAACTGGTCGAACGGGTCTGGGGTGACGACCTCCGGATCGAGGGTGTCGTCGTCGAGTACCTGGAGGGCATCGACGACCTGCCCGCCGTCGTCGAGGAGTTCGGTCCCGGGGCGGACGCGCGGCTGGGGGTGCTGGTCGACCATCTCGTGCCCGGCACGAAGGAGTCGCGGATCGCGGAGGCCGTGACGAGCGAGTACGCGCTTGTCGTGGGGCATCCGTACATCGACGTCTGGGAGGCCGTGAAACCGGCGGCCGTCGGCATCCCGGCGTGGCCGCGCGTGCCGCGCGGGCAGGACTGGAAGACGGGGGTCTGCCGGGCCCTGGGCTGGCCCGAGAACACGGGCGCCGCCTGGCAGCGCATCCTCGGCTCGGTCCACTCCTACCGTGACCTGGAGCCGGAGCTGCTGGGCCGCGTGGAGGAACTGATCGACTTCGTCACGGCACCGGAGTGA
- a CDS encoding MBL fold metallo-hydrolase: MRVTWEEAGWEELGPRVGRCRLPVWDCTAGLVVGEGAALMIDAGSGLREGARLRTEARRLLGGGRVTHLALTHPHFDHAFGAAAFAGVEIFGAVGLERVLVDERDALRADAVRNGADPGEAAEAADLLVRPRHLVSGEWTLDLGGGVQVLLANVGPGHTAHDLAILVRGDLGDPGGPSSPSGPGTGSPEIVFCGDLVEESGEPQAGPDAVPSRWPAALDRLLALGGEDAVYVPGHGAAVDAGFVRAQRDALARRFGVP, translated from the coding sequence ATGAGGGTGACTTGGGAAGAGGCCGGGTGGGAGGAACTGGGTCCGCGTGTGGGACGCTGCCGGCTTCCGGTGTGGGACTGCACGGCCGGGCTCGTGGTGGGCGAGGGTGCGGCGCTCATGATCGACGCGGGGTCGGGGCTGCGGGAGGGCGCGCGGCTGCGTACGGAGGCGCGGCGGTTGCTCGGGGGCGGGCGGGTCACCCATCTCGCGCTCACCCACCCGCACTTCGACCACGCCTTCGGCGCGGCGGCGTTCGCGGGGGTCGAGATCTTCGGGGCGGTGGGCCTTGAGCGGGTGCTGGTCGACGAACGGGACGCCTTGCGGGCGGATGCCGTACGCAACGGCGCCGATCCTGGCGAGGCGGCCGAGGCGGCGGACCTGCTCGTCCGCCCCCGGCATCTCGTCTCCGGCGAGTGGACGCTCGACCTGGGCGGCGGCGTACAGGTCCTGCTGGCGAACGTGGGACCCGGCCACACGGCCCACGACCTGGCGATTCTCGTCCGCGGCGACCTGGGAGACCCCGGCGGCCCCAGCAGTCCCAGCGGCCCCGGGACGGGCTCGCCGGAGATCGTCTTCTGCGGTGACCTCGTCGAGGAGTCCGGCGAACCCCAGGCGGGCCCCGACGCCGTCCCCTCCCGCTGGCCCGCGGCCCTGGACCGGCTGCTGGCCCTCGGGGGCGAGGACGCGGTGTACGTGCCCGGTCACGGGGCGGCGGTCGACGCCGGGTTCGTACGGGCCCAACGGGACGCGCTGGCACGGCGTTTCGGCGTGCCGTAG
- the hrcA gene encoding heat-inducible transcriptional repressor HrcA, whose amino-acid sequence MLSERRLEVLRAIVQDYVGTEEPVGSKALTERHRLGVSPATVRNDMAVLEDEGYIAQPHTSAGRIPTDKGYRLFVDKLAGVKPMTAPERRAIHSFLDGAVDLDDVVGRTVRLLAQLTRQVAVVQYPSLTRSTVRHVELLSLASARVMLVLITDTGRVEQRMVDCPAPFGEASTADLRARLNSRIAGRRFADVPQLVQDLPDAFEAEDRGTVATVLSTLLETLVEETEERLMIGGTANLTRFGHDFPLTIRPVLEALEEQVVLLKLLGEVNDSGMAVRIGHENAHEGLNSTSVVSVGYGSGGEAVAKLGVVGPTRMDYPGTMGAVRAVARYVGQILAES is encoded by the coding sequence ATGCTCAGTGAACGCAGGCTCGAGGTGCTGCGCGCCATCGTCCAGGACTACGTGGGCACCGAGGAGCCGGTCGGTTCCAAGGCGCTCACGGAGCGCCACCGGCTGGGCGTCTCCCCGGCGACCGTCCGTAACGACATGGCCGTGCTCGAGGACGAGGGCTACATCGCCCAGCCGCACACCAGCGCAGGCCGCATCCCCACGGACAAGGGCTACCGCCTCTTCGTCGACAAGCTCGCGGGCGTCAAGCCGATGACCGCGCCGGAGCGGCGGGCGATCCACAGTTTCCTCGACGGCGCCGTCGATCTCGACGACGTCGTGGGGCGGACCGTCCGGCTCCTCGCGCAGCTCACCCGGCAGGTCGCCGTCGTGCAGTACCCGTCCCTGACGCGCTCGACCGTGCGTCATGTGGAGCTGCTGTCGCTGGCCTCGGCCCGCGTCATGCTGGTACTGATCACGGACACCGGCCGGGTCGAGCAGCGCATGGTGGACTGCCCGGCGCCCTTCGGGGAGGCCTCCACGGCAGATCTACGCGCGCGGCTCAACAGCCGGATCGCGGGCCGCCGTTTCGCGGACGTCCCGCAACTGGTGCAGGATCTCCCCGACGCTTTCGAGGCGGAGGATCGGGGTACGGTCGCGACGGTGCTCTCCACTCTCCTGGAGACCCTCGTCGAGGAGACCGAGGAGCGGCTGATGATCGGCGGCACCGCCAATCTCACCCGCTTCGGACATGACTTTCCCCTCACTATCCGTCCGGTTCTGGAGGCCCTTGAGGAGCAGGTCGTTCTCCTCAAACTCCTTGGTGAGGTCAATGATTCGGGCATGGCCGTACGGATCGGTCACGAGAACGCCCATGAGGGACTCAACTCCACGTCCGTCGTCTCGGTCGGCTACGGTTCGGGCGGCGAGGCAGTAGCAAAACTTGGCGTGGTCGGACCGACGCGCATGGATTACCCCGGAACGATGGGAGCGGTACGAGCGGTGGCACGGTACGTAGGACAGATCCTGGCGGAGTCGTAA
- the dnaJ gene encoding molecular chaperone DnaJ, with product MATDYYAVLGVRRDASQDEIKKAFRRLARELHPDVNPDPKTQERFKEINAAYEVLSDPQKKQVYDLGGDPLSQAGGQGAGGFGAGGFGNFSDIMDAFFGTASQRGPRSRTRRGQDAMIRLEIDLDEAAFGTTKDIQVDTAVVCTTCSGEGAAPGTSAQTCDMCRGRGEVSQVTRSFLGQVMTSRPCPQCQGFGTVVPTPCPECAGDGRVRSRRTLTVKIPAGVDNGTRIQLAGEGEVGPGGGPAGDLYVEIHEVAHSTFQRRGDDLHCTVTIPMTAASLGTKVPLETLDGMEEIDIRPGTQSGQSVPLHGRGITHLRGGGRGDLIVHVEVMTPTKLDPEQERLLRELAQLRGEERPTGQFQPGQQGLFSRLKDAFNGR from the coding sequence GTGGCCACGGACTACTACGCCGTACTCGGCGTGCGCCGCGACGCGTCCCAGGACGAGATCAAGAAGGCATTCCGGCGGCTCGCACGCGAGCTGCATCCGGACGTCAATCCCGATCCGAAGACGCAAGAGCGCTTCAAGGAGATCAACGCCGCGTACGAGGTGTTGTCGGACCCGCAGAAGAAGCAGGTCTACGACCTCGGCGGTGACCCGCTGTCCCAGGCGGGCGGCCAGGGCGCGGGCGGCTTCGGCGCCGGCGGGTTCGGGAACTTCTCGGACATCATGGACGCCTTCTTCGGTACGGCGTCGCAGCGGGGCCCGCGGTCGCGCACGCGGCGCGGCCAGGACGCGATGATCCGGCTGGAGATCGACCTCGACGAGGCGGCCTTCGGCACGACGAAGGACATCCAGGTCGACACGGCCGTCGTGTGTACGACGTGCAGTGGCGAGGGCGCGGCGCCCGGCACCTCCGCGCAGACCTGTGACATGTGCCGCGGGCGCGGTGAGGTGTCCCAGGTCACGCGGTCCTTCCTGGGCCAGGTCATGACGTCCAGGCCGTGTCCGCAGTGCCAGGGGTTCGGGACGGTCGTTCCGACGCCGTGCCCCGAGTGCGCCGGTGACGGGCGGGTCCGCTCGCGTCGGACCCTGACCGTGAAGATTCCCGCCGGTGTCGACAACGGCACGCGGATCCAGCTCGCGGGCGAGGGCGAGGTCGGGCCCGGTGGCGGTCCCGCCGGTGACCTCTACGTGGAGATCCACGAGGTCGCGCACTCCACCTTCCAGCGGCGCGGTGACGACCTGCACTGCACGGTCACCATCCCGATGACCGCGGCGTCTCTCGGGACGAAGGTTCCGCTGGAGACGCTCGACGGGATGGAGGAGATCGACATCCGTCCGGGGACCCAGTCCGGGCAGTCGGTTCCGTTGCACGGGCGCGGTATCACCCACCTTCGCGGTGGCGGCCGTGGTGATCTCATCGTGCATGTCGAGGTCATGACGCCGACCAAGCTCGATCCCGAGCAGGAACGGCTGCTGCGCGAGCTCGCGCAGCTTCGGGGGGAGGAGCGGCCCACGGGTCAGTTTCAACCCGGGCAGCAGGGGCTGTTCTCCAGGCTGAAGGACGCGTTCAACGGTCGCTGA
- a CDS encoding nitronate monooxygenase, protein MSSALTDLFPLPIVQAPMAGGVSVPQLAAAVSEAGGLGFLAAGYKTADGMYQEIKQLRGATSRPFGVNLFMPQPEYADPAAVEVYAHQLAGEASWYETELGDPDSGRDDGYDAKLAVLLDNPVPVVSFHFGCPTRDVLDSLGRAGTLTLVTATTAEEAQAVQWAGADAVIVQGVEAGGHQGTHRDNPETDGSGIGLLSLIAQVRETVQIPIVAAGGIMRGSQIAAALAAGASAAQLGTAFLATPESGANAVHKQALTNPLFVRTELTRAFSGRPARGLMNRFMREHGPYAPAAYPEVHHLTSPLRKAAAKAGDAQGMALWAGQGHRLARELPAGQLVEVLAAELASAKTALSSHSGGGSVR, encoded by the coding sequence ATGTCCTCCGCGCTGACCGATCTCTTCCCACTCCCGATCGTGCAGGCCCCCATGGCGGGCGGCGTCTCCGTGCCGCAGCTCGCAGCGGCCGTGTCCGAAGCCGGCGGGCTCGGTTTTCTCGCCGCCGGGTACAAAACGGCCGACGGCATGTACCAGGAGATCAAGCAGTTGCGGGGCGCCACGAGCCGCCCGTTCGGCGTGAACCTGTTCATGCCGCAGCCGGAGTACGCCGACCCGGCCGCCGTCGAGGTCTACGCCCACCAGCTCGCCGGCGAGGCCTCCTGGTACGAGACCGAACTGGGCGACCCCGACAGCGGACGCGACGACGGATACGACGCCAAACTCGCCGTACTCCTCGACAACCCCGTGCCGGTCGTCTCCTTCCACTTCGGCTGCCCCACCCGGGACGTCCTGGACTCCCTGGGCCGGGCAGGCACACTGACCCTGGTCACGGCGACCACCGCCGAGGAGGCGCAGGCCGTGCAGTGGGCGGGCGCCGACGCGGTGATCGTGCAGGGAGTCGAGGCCGGCGGCCACCAGGGCACCCACCGCGACAACCCGGAGACCGACGGCTCCGGCATCGGACTGCTCTCGCTGATCGCGCAGGTCCGCGAGACCGTGCAGATCCCGATCGTCGCGGCCGGCGGCATCATGCGCGGCAGCCAGATCGCCGCCGCGCTCGCCGCGGGCGCGAGCGCCGCCCAGCTCGGCACGGCGTTCCTCGCCACCCCCGAGTCCGGCGCCAACGCCGTGCACAAGCAGGCGCTGACCAACCCCCTCTTCGTACGTACGGAGTTGACGCGGGCCTTCTCCGGCAGGCCCGCGCGGGGTCTGATGAACCGCTTCATGCGCGAGCACGGGCCGTACGCGCCCGCCGCCTACCCCGAGGTCCACCACCTCACCTCCCCCCTGCGCAAGGCGGCGGCCAAGGCGGGGGACGCGCAGGGGATGGCGCTGTGGGCGGGACAGGGCCACCGGCTCGCGCGCGAGCTGCCCGCCGGGCAGCTGGTCGAGGTGCTCGCGGCCGAACTCGCCTCCGCCAAGACAGCGTTGTCGTCCCACTCGGGCGGGGGTTCGGTCCGTTGA
- a CDS encoding 16S rRNA (uracil(1498)-N(3))-methyltransferase encodes MTAPVFVVDVVPGGPEFVLDGPEGRHAVSVKRLRAGEDVVLTDGHGRWAEGVVKAAEGKDRLVVTDIAEVREEPEPAPRITVVQALPKGDRGELAVETMTETGVDEIVPWAASRCITQWKGERGLKALGKWRATAREAGKQSRRVRFPQVADAMTTKQVAAFLANAELGVVLHEDRAYGSEPLATAELPSTGRIVLVVGPEGGVSPEELAAFTQAGAKACRLGRSVLRTSTAGTAATALLLTRTGRWS; translated from the coding sequence TTGACCGCCCCGGTGTTCGTGGTGGACGTGGTCCCGGGCGGGCCCGAGTTCGTCCTCGACGGCCCCGAGGGGCGGCACGCCGTGTCCGTGAAGCGGCTGCGGGCGGGCGAGGACGTCGTCCTCACCGACGGGCACGGGCGCTGGGCCGAGGGCGTCGTCAAGGCGGCCGAGGGCAAGGACCGGCTCGTGGTGACGGACATCGCAGAGGTCCGTGAGGAGCCCGAGCCGGCTCCCCGTATCACCGTCGTCCAGGCCCTCCCCAAGGGCGACCGCGGTGAACTCGCCGTCGAGACCATGACGGAGACCGGTGTCGACGAGATCGTCCCCTGGGCCGCGTCCCGCTGCATCACGCAGTGGAAGGGCGAGCGGGGGCTCAAGGCGCTCGGGAAGTGGCGGGCCACCGCGCGCGAGGCGGGCAAGCAGTCGCGGCGGGTGCGGTTTCCGCAGGTCGCGGACGCGATGACGACCAAGCAGGTTGCCGCGTTTCTCGCCAATGCGGAGCTTGGGGTGGTGTTGCACGAGGACCGGGCGTACGGGAGCGAGCCGCTCGCGACGGCCGAGCTTCCCTCCACCGGGCGGATCGTGCTCGTCGTGGGCCCCGAAGGCGGTGTGTCCCCCGAGGAGTTGGCGGCCTTCACCCAGGCCGGAGCGAAGGCCTGCCGGCTGGGCCGCAGCGTCCTGCGCACCTCCACCGCCGGCACGGCCGCGACGGCCCTCCTCCTGACCCGCACGGGCCGCTGGTCCTGA
- a CDS encoding S41 family peptidase, whose product MTQTASAASAPYLRYPHLHGELIAFTAEDDVWVAPLDGGRAWRVSADNVPVNHPRISPDGTTVAWTSTRDGAPEVHIAPVDGGSTKRLTYWGSWKTQVRGWTPEGEVLALSTQGQASLRRSWARAVPLDGGPATTLPYGPVGDVARGGPGTLLLSAPMGREAAWWKRYRGGTAGKLWIDREGDGEAGEFVRLHAELDGNLEYPSWVGERVVFLSDHEGVGAVYSSLADESDLRRHTAVDGFYARHASTDGTRVVYASAGELWILDDLDGAEPRRLDIRLGGQRVDLQPHPVSAARWFGAAAPDHTGRGSAVAVRGAVHWVTHRSGPTRALAAEQGVRARLPRTFRADGEEHVVWVTDAEGDDALEFAPATGVAPGATPRRLAAGQLGRVLGLAVAPDGSRAAVASHDGRVLLVERETGEVREVDRSEDGEVSGLAFSPDSAWLAWSHPGPRPLRQLKLANTADLSVTEATPLRFRDYAPAFTLDGKHLAFLSARSFDPVYDEHVFDLAFVGGSRPHLITLAATTPSPFGPQRHGRPFEAPDKDETPDSEGSPATRIDLEGLGDRIVPFPVEAARYSGLRAAKDGLLWLRHPVRGVLGASRATPDDPDPKTDLERYDLVQQRMEHLASDADGFMVTGDGKRILLWTDSKLKVVPSDRRASLDDESDTNITVDLSRIRQTVDPAAEWRQMYDETGRLMRDNFWRPDLGGTDWDGVLDRYRPVLGRVATHDDLVDLLWEVQGELGTSHAYVMPRGGYGGGERQGLLGADISRHEDGPQGAAQWRIDRILPSETSDPDAQSPLAAPGVAVRAGDAIVAVSGRPVDPVTGPGPLLVGTAGKAVELTVSPAGGGDPRHAVVVPISDEEPLRYHAWVADRRAYVHEKSGGRLGYLHVPDMQAPGWAQIHRDLRIEVAREGLVVDVRENRGGHTSQLVVEKLARRIVGWDLARGMRPTSYPEDAPRGPVVAVANEFSGSDGDIVNAAIKALGIGPVVGTRTWGGVVGIDSRYRLVDGTLVTQPKYAFWLEGYEWGVENHGVDPDVEVVQAPQDHAAGRDVQLDEAIRIALAALTENAPRTPPLLPGS is encoded by the coding sequence GTGACACAGACTGCATCCGCCGCATCTGCCCCGTATCTCCGGTACCCGCATCTGCACGGCGAGTTGATCGCCTTCACCGCCGAGGACGACGTCTGGGTCGCTCCGCTCGACGGCGGCCGCGCCTGGCGGGTCAGCGCCGACAACGTCCCGGTGAACCATCCCCGCATCTCCCCGGACGGAACGACCGTCGCCTGGACCTCCACCCGTGACGGGGCACCCGAGGTGCATATCGCCCCGGTCGACGGCGGTTCCACCAAACGCCTTACGTACTGGGGGAGTTGGAAGACCCAGGTGCGCGGCTGGACCCCGGAGGGCGAGGTGCTCGCGCTCAGCACGCAGGGCCAGGCGAGCCTGCGCCGCAGCTGGGCCCGGGCCGTCCCGCTCGACGGCGGGCCGGCAACCACCCTTCCGTACGGGCCTGTCGGCGATGTGGCCCGGGGCGGCCCCGGCACGCTCCTGCTGTCCGCTCCCATGGGCCGTGAGGCCGCCTGGTGGAAGCGGTACCGGGGAGGCACGGCCGGGAAGCTGTGGATCGACCGGGAAGGCGACGGGGAGGCCGGGGAGTTCGTACGGCTGCATGCCGAGCTGGACGGGAATCTGGAGTACCCCTCGTGGGTGGGGGAGCGGGTCGTCTTCCTCTCCGACCACGAAGGCGTGGGGGCCGTGTACTCCTCCCTCGCGGATGAATCGGATCTGCGGCGGCATACGGCAGTTGACGGGTTCTACGCCCGGCACGCCTCCACCGACGGGACACGCGTCGTGTACGCGTCCGCCGGTGAGCTGTGGATCCTCGACGACCTCGACGGGGCCGAGCCGCGGCGGCTCGACATCCGGCTCGGCGGACAGCGCGTCGATCTGCAGCCGCATCCCGTGAGCGCGGCCCGCTGGTTCGGCGCCGCCGCGCCCGACCACACCGGCCGCGGCAGCGCCGTCGCCGTGCGCGGAGCCGTCCACTGGGTCACCCACCGCTCCGGCCCGACCCGCGCGCTCGCCGCCGAACAGGGCGTACGGGCCCGGCTGCCGCGCACCTTCCGCGCGGACGGCGAGGAGCACGTGGTGTGGGTGACGGACGCCGAGGGCGATGACGCGCTTGAGTTCGCGCCCGCCACCGGGGTCGCGCCGGGAGCCACCCCGCGTCGGCTCGCCGCCGGACAGCTCGGGCGGGTGCTCGGGCTCGCGGTGGCGCCCGACGGCAGCCGCGCAGCGGTCGCCTCGCACGACGGACGCGTACTGCTCGTCGAGCGCGAGACCGGCGAGGTCCGGGAGGTCGACCGCAGCGAGGACGGCGAGGTCTCCGGGCTCGCCTTCTCGCCCGACTCGGCCTGGCTCGCCTGGTCGCACCCCGGCCCGCGCCCGCTGCGCCAGCTCAAGCTCGCCAACACCGCGGACCTGTCGGTGACCGAGGCGACGCCGCTGAGATTCCGGGACTACGCGCCCGCGTTCACGCTCGACGGGAAGCACCTGGCGTTCCTGTCCGCTCGGTCCTTCGACCCCGTCTACGACGAGCACGTCTTCGACCTGGCCTTCGTCGGGGGCTCGCGGCCGCATCTCATCACCCTCGCCGCGACCACCCCCTCGCCCTTCGGGCCGCAGCGGCACGGCCGGCCCTTCGAGGCGCCCGACAAGGACGAGACACCCGACAGCGAGGGCTCCCCGGCAACGCGCATCGACCTCGAAGGACTCGGCGACCGCATCGTGCCGTTCCCCGTCGAGGCCGCCCGCTACTCCGGGCTGCGGGCCGCCAAGGACGGGCTGCTGTGGCTGCGGCACCCCGTGCGGGGCGTGCTCGGCGCCTCCCGCGCCACCCCGGACGACCCGGACCCGAAGACCGACCTGGAGCGCTACGACCTCGTCCAGCAGCGCATGGAGCATCTCGCCTCGGACGCCGACGGCTTCATGGTCACCGGCGACGGCAAGCGGATCCTGCTGTGGACCGACAGCAAGCTCAAGGTCGTACCGAGCGACCGGCGCGCCTCGCTCGACGACGAGAGCGACACGAACATCACCGTCGACCTGTCACGCATCCGCCAGACCGTCGACCCGGCCGCCGAGTGGCGGCAGATGTACGACGAGACCGGCCGCCTCATGCGCGACAACTTCTGGCGCCCCGACCTGGGCGGCACCGACTGGGACGGCGTACTGGACCGGTACCGTCCCGTGCTCGGACGGGTCGCCACCCACGACGACCTGGTCGACCTGCTGTGGGAGGTACAGGGAGAGCTCGGCACCTCGCACGCCTACGTCATGCCGCGCGGCGGATACGGCGGCGGCGAGCGGCAGGGGCTCCTCGGGGCCGACATCTCCCGTCACGAGGACGGCCCGCAGGGCGCGGCACAGTGGCGTATCGACCGCATCCTGCCGTCGGAGACCTCCGACCCCGACGCGCAGTCGCCGCTCGCCGCGCCCGGAGTCGCCGTGCGCGCCGGGGACGCGATCGTGGCCGTCTCCGGGCGGCCCGTCGACCCGGTGACCGGACCCGGACCGCTGCTCGTCGGCACGGCGGGCAAGGCCGTCGAGCTCACCGTCTCCCCGGCGGGCGGCGGCGATCCGCGGCACGCCGTCGTCGTACCGATCTCGGACGAGGAACCGCTGCGTTACCACGCGTGGGTGGCCGACCGGCGTGCCTACGTCCACGAGAAGTCCGGCGGCAGGCTCGGCTATCTGCACGTGCCCGACATGCAGGCGCCCGGCTGGGCCCAGATCCACCGCGACCTGCGGATCGAGGTCGCCCGCGAGGGCCTCGTCGTGGATGTCCGCGAGAACCGCGGCGGCCACACCTCCCAGCTGGTCGTCGAGAAACTCGCCCGGCGCATCGTCGGCTGGGACCTCGCGCGTGGCATGCGGCCCACGAGCTATCCGGAGGACGCGCCGCGCGGGCCCGTCGTCGCTGTCGCCAACGAGTTCTCCGGCTCCGACGGCGACATCGTCAACGCCGCGATCAAGGCCCTCGGTATCGGGCCCGTCGTCGGTACGCGTACGTGGGGCGGCGTCGTCGGGATCGACAGCCGTTACCGGCTCGTCGACGGGACGCTCGTCACCCAGCCCAAGTACGCGTTCTGGCTTGAGGGTTACGAGTGGGGCGTGGAGAACCACGGGGTCGACCCGGACGTCGAGGTGGTCCAGGCCCCGCAGGACCACGCGGCGGGCCGTGACGTACAGCTCGACGAGGCGATCCGTATCGCGCTCGCGGCGCTCACGGAGAACGCGCCGAGGACGCCTCCGCTGCTGCCGGGTTCGTAG
- a CDS encoding histidine triad nucleotide-binding protein gives MAGEAQDDCLFCKIVGGKIPATVVRETETTVAFRDINPQAPIHVLVIPKVHHPDAASLAVAEPEILADVVREAGEVAAEEKLDSYRVVFNTGSGAGQTVFHAHAHVLGGRGMQWPPG, from the coding sequence ATGGCAGGGGAAGCGCAGGACGACTGTCTGTTCTGCAAGATCGTCGGTGGGAAGATCCCGGCGACCGTCGTCCGTGAGACCGAAACGACCGTCGCCTTCCGGGACATCAACCCGCAGGCGCCCATCCACGTCCTGGTGATCCCGAAGGTCCACCACCCGGACGCCGCCTCCCTCGCGGTCGCCGAGCCGGAGATCCTCGCCGACGTCGTACGCGAGGCCGGTGAGGTCGCCGCCGAGGAGAAGCTCGACAGCTACCGCGTCGTCTTCAACACCGGCAGCGGCGCGGGGCAGACCGTCTTCCACGCGCACGCCCATGTGCTGGGCGGCCGCGGCATGCAGTGGCCCCCGGGCTAG